From a region of the Sporosarcina ureilytica genome:
- a CDS encoding helix-turn-helix domain-containing protein → MEEIHKKIKNLRLEKELTLKELSEETGLSLSFLSQIERGASSLSITSLKKLADALGVSMIYFFAEENDEDNYFLSRKDQKLFRMNGEERFYARLSGTFHDRKLEPMKVVLPPYMKEEQAYSHPGEEFYYVLQGEVIFYLNEVAYHLAPGDTIHFPSEIKHTWENPTREDAVILSITTPIIF, encoded by the coding sequence ATGGAAGAGATTCATAAAAAGATAAAAAATTTAAGGTTGGAGAAAGAGCTAACTTTAAAGGAACTTAGTGAGGAAACAGGATTATCACTTAGTTTTCTATCGCAAATTGAAAGGGGGGCTTCATCTTTATCGATTACTTCATTAAAAAAATTAGCTGATGCGTTGGGTGTTTCAATGATTTACTTTTTTGCTGAGGAAAATGATGAGGATAATTATTTTTTAAGTAGAAAAGATCAAAAATTATTCAGGATGAACGGAGAAGAACGATTTTATGCCCGACTTTCAGGAACCTTCCATGACAGAAAACTAGAGCCAATGAAAGTAGTTCTCCCTCCATATATGAAAGAAGAACAGGCTTACAGTCATCCAGGTGAAGAGTTTTATTATGTTTTACAAGGAGAAGTTATCTTTTATTTAAATGAGGTTGCATACCATTTGGCGCCGGGAGATACCATTCATTTTCCCTCAGAGATAAAGCACACTTGGGAAAATCCAACTAGGGAAGATGCAGTCATATTAAGCATTACTACACCAATTATTTTCTAA
- the hemY gene encoding protoporphyrinogen oxidase, whose protein sequence is MEKPCKKVIIIGGGITGLSAAFYTKKLFDEQQIPVDITLIEKSEELGGKIQTLRKDGFIIERGPDAFLARKLPIITLTKELGLEDELIGTNPNARTNYIYHKKKLHQMPLGLVLGIPTKLTPFMKTGLISPIGKLRASLDLLLPKKKILEDESLGHFIQRRLGKEVLENITEPLLGGIYAGDTDTLSLQATFPNLVEMEQKHRSLILGMAAGMKNRPASVNLPDAAKKSMFLTYKNGMSTLIEALKETLKSIRIIKGQGVTKVDQRDNGYQVHLDDQTKLHADGIVFALPNHHAASLLSDVESIHLLEKVNYVSVANVSLTFDKADITYPMNGTGFLIPANEGTVLTACTWSSSKWLHAAPENKYLLRCYVGREKDQQWVKWSDEEILANVQKDLKDIMGITATPTSHTITRAIHSMPQYPIHHLEQLKKVRKCLKAQKPGLFLCGAGYEGVGIPDCIEQGKRAAEKMVAYLAVN, encoded by the coding sequence TTGGAAAAACCTTGTAAGAAAGTAATCATCATTGGCGGAGGCATCACAGGGTTAAGTGCTGCATTTTATACGAAAAAGCTATTTGATGAGCAGCAGATTCCGGTCGACATTACGTTAATTGAAAAAAGTGAGGAATTGGGCGGAAAAATTCAAACGCTACGTAAGGATGGATTTATCATTGAAAGAGGACCTGATGCATTTCTTGCCCGTAAATTACCGATCATTACGTTGACAAAAGAACTTGGGCTTGAGGATGAATTGATTGGTACGAATCCAAATGCAAGGACGAATTATATTTATCATAAAAAGAAATTACATCAAATGCCGCTCGGACTTGTGCTAGGAATTCCGACAAAATTAACACCGTTCATGAAAACGGGATTAATCTCTCCTATAGGAAAGTTACGGGCATCTCTTGATTTATTGCTTCCTAAGAAGAAAATTTTAGAAGACGAATCGCTTGGGCACTTCATCCAAAGACGATTAGGAAAAGAAGTTTTGGAGAATATCACAGAACCTCTTCTTGGTGGGATTTATGCGGGGGATACCGATACGCTTAGTCTTCAAGCGACGTTCCCGAATTTAGTTGAAATGGAACAGAAACATCGCAGCCTGATTTTAGGGATGGCTGCTGGAATGAAAAATCGCCCTGCCTCTGTGAATTTACCTGATGCCGCAAAGAAGAGTATGTTTTTAACTTATAAAAACGGCATGTCAACATTAATAGAAGCGTTGAAAGAAACGTTGAAATCGATCCGAATCATCAAAGGGCAAGGTGTCACTAAAGTCGACCAAAGGGATAATGGCTATCAAGTTCATTTAGATGATCAAACTAAACTTCACGCGGATGGAATCGTCTTTGCATTGCCCAATCACCATGCGGCCTCGTTATTATCAGACGTGGAATCTATTCATTTGTTGGAAAAAGTCAATTACGTTTCTGTCGCCAACGTCTCGTTAACATTCGATAAAGCAGACATTACTTATCCAATGAACGGAACAGGCTTCTTAATTCCCGCGAATGAAGGAACTGTCCTCACCGCGTGTACATGGTCATCGTCAAAATGGCTACATGCGGCTCCAGAAAACAAGTATTTACTAAGATGTTATGTAGGGCGCGAAAAGGATCAACAATGGGTAAAATGGTCAGATGAAGAGATATTGGCAAATGTCCAAAAAGACCTTAAAGATATTATGGGGATAACCGCCACCCCAACGTCCCATACAATCACTCGGGCGATACACTCGATGCCGCAATATCCAATTCATCATCTTGAACAATTGAAAAAAGTTAGGAAGTGTCTCAAAGCACAAAAACCTGGCCTATTCCTCTGCGGGGCGGGATATGAAGGTGTCGGCATTCCGGACTGTATTGAGCAAGGTAAACGTGCGGCTGAGAAGATGGTAGCGTATTTGGCGGTAAATTAA
- a CDS encoding TIGR04053 family radical SAM/SPASM domain-containing protein, with translation MFNLNKERDFNVHPFIVIWEVTRACALKCLHCRAEAQYEADPYQLSFEEGKHLIDQIAEMDNPLFVFTGGDPLMRPDLFKLAKYSIEEKGLPVSMTPSATPKVTRNAILKAKAVGLSRWAFSLDGSCAEIHDHFRGTRGSFDRTMKGIEYLKEAGIPIQVNTTISKYNLHDLEAIAEKVKEMGAVLWSTFFLVPTGRGMQKDMVSAEEHEEIMKWLYQIQQKMPYGVKTTEAPHYRRVYLQERKRLGEEEILKRPDILGRAPQPVNDGDGFVFISHTGAVYPSGFLPIACGNIREQSLADIYQSSPVMKDLRDKSKLKGKCGVCEFKNICGGSRSRAYAVTGDYLESDPYCAYIPKALRV, from the coding sequence ATGTTTAATTTGAATAAGGAAAGAGATTTTAATGTGCATCCATTTATTGTGATCTGGGAAGTAACCCGCGCGTGTGCGTTGAAATGTTTGCATTGTCGAGCAGAGGCGCAATATGAAGCCGATCCGTATCAACTATCTTTTGAAGAAGGCAAGCATCTAATTGATCAAATTGCGGAAATGGATAACCCTCTTTTTGTCTTTACGGGTGGGGATCCTTTAATGCGTCCGGATTTGTTTAAGCTTGCCAAGTATTCGATTGAAGAGAAAGGTCTTCCTGTCTCGATGACGCCAAGTGCTACGCCAAAGGTTACGCGTAACGCAATTCTAAAAGCGAAAGCAGTTGGATTGTCACGCTGGGCATTCAGTTTGGATGGTTCTTGTGCAGAAATTCATGACCATTTCCGCGGCACAAGAGGGTCTTTTGATCGCACGATGAAAGGCATCGAATATTTGAAAGAAGCTGGCATTCCGATTCAAGTGAACACAACGATCTCCAAATATAATCTTCATGATCTTGAAGCGATTGCTGAAAAAGTGAAAGAAATGGGTGCGGTTTTATGGAGCACATTCTTCCTTGTCCCAACAGGTAGAGGGATGCAAAAGGACATGGTGAGTGCAGAGGAACATGAAGAAATCATGAAATGGCTTTATCAGATTCAACAAAAAATGCCTTATGGTGTGAAAACGACCGAAGCGCCTCATTATCGAAGAGTTTATTTGCAAGAAAGAAAACGATTAGGTGAGGAAGAAATATTGAAGCGTCCTGATATCCTAGGTCGTGCACCACAGCCAGTGAATGATGGTGATGGGTTTGTTTTTATTAGCCATACAGGTGCGGTTTATCCAAGTGGATTTTTACCAATCGCGTGTGGAAATATACGTGAACAATCGCTTGCAGATATTTACCAAAGTTCTCCTGTTATGAAGGACTTACGTGACAAGTCCAAACTGAAAGGGAAATGCGGTGTTTGTGAATTTAAAAATATATGTGGCGGTTCCAGATCACGTGCTTATGCGGTGACGGGGGACTACCTTGAAAGCGATCCATATTGCGCCTATATTCCAAAAGCATTGAGGGTATGA